One Misgurnus anguillicaudatus chromosome 19, ASM2758022v2, whole genome shotgun sequence genomic region harbors:
- the mfsd6l gene encoding major facilitator superfamily domain-containing protein 6-like, with amino-acid sequence MQKNKQWNVKGAMRLAGTFHFLHSCASGCLLPFLTLYFRHLGLTATMTGIIMASRHMLALVWRPISSVLARQHDKRRAVVVGSLFSSASVVLILLLFPSEGLKAESGRCNASQLNANVAEDGGEFTTLENLPQFNATVYSVYNTTVVTEQSNDDDTAEYTPTPLISNSTRSVRKVRSLQEEHPHSEFLGSLKVMDAQHQMFFLVLIVTGFWEFMAVPLEWTADDGLYEYLDFVDATDRHRSAKIWKQLGAAFGNGGVGILVTGLYCLTGTTAEFYSYAILMILTVPAAALLPLYLRKRERRTSGGFKALQLVHGNSQALLCAVTVVLTGMASSVVSDFLLWQMQDHNATETHMGISLALAHFSQVGFVPLAGRLARFLKYHGWLLVLAVIALSLQCLYYSFLWGPWTVIPAQLLAGISTGAMWWSVESQCEDIATPGTEKTMFRVFELLSLELGAGFGSLMAGFVVQKFGLSVLFQGTALILALWSIALALLKWKIPRQRRINYSRLLAADMTEMSESDSDQEKDWLETAMDDSKQKNKWTMDKPSK; translated from the coding sequence ATGCAGAAAAACAAGCAGTGGAATGTAAAAGGTGCTATGCGACTGGCTGGCACATTTCACTTTCTTCACTCCTGCGCCTCTGGGTGTCTCCTTCCCTTCCTTACCCTCTACTTTCGGCACCTGGGTCTCACGGCCACCATGACCGGAATCATCATGGCGTCCCGGCACATGCTCGCCCTGGTGTGGCGACCCATCTCCAGTGTCCTCGCCAGGCAACACGACAAACGTCGGGCGGTCGTTGTGGGATCTCTGTTTAGCTCAGCATCTGTAGTTTTAATTCTTTTGCTTTTTCCATCTGAAGGACTCAAAGCTGAAAGTGGCCGATGTAATGCGAGTCAGCTCAATGCCAACGTTGCAGAAGATGGGGGTGAATTTACTACACTGGAAAATTTACCACAGTTTAATGCTACCGTGTACTCGGTATACAATACAACTGTTGTGACTGAACAGTCTAATGATGATGATACCGCCGAATATACTCCTACACCTTTAATCTCGAACTCAACACGGTCGGTCAGAAAAGTTCGATCTTTGCAGGAAGAACATCCACATTCGGAGTTTCTGGGGAGCCTTAAAGTTATGGACGCTCAGCATCAGatgttctttctggttctcatcGTGACTGGATTTTGGGAGTTCATGGCTGTTCCATTAGAGTGGACCGCTGATGATGGATTATACGAATACTTGGATTTTGTCGATGCAACTGACCGTCACAGAAGCGCTAAGATTTGGAAACAACTTGGGGCAGCTTTTGGCAATGGTGGTGTTGGTATTCTTGTAACCGGCCTGTACTGTCTCACCGGGACTACGGCAGAGTTTTATTCTTATGCCATACTCATGATACTGACTGTACCTGCAGCTGCCCTATTGCCTTTGTACCTCCGCAAGCGTGAGCGCCGTACTAGTGGTGGCTTTAAAGCACTACAGCTGGTACATGGAAACTCACAAGCATTACTATGCGCTGTAACTGTCGTCCTCACTGGCATGGCAAGCTCAGTCGTGTCTGACTTCTTATTGTGGCAAATGCAGGATCATAATGCAACGGAGACCCACATGGGCATCTCCTTGGCCCTTGCACACTTTAGTCAAGTTGGCTTCGTTCCACTAGCTGGGCGTCTCGCACGCTTTCTGAAGTATCATGGTTGGTTACTGGTTCTGGCTGTCATTGCTCTATCACTGCAGTGTCTTTATTATTCTTTCTTGTGGGGCCCGTGGACTGTAATACCTGCTCAGTTACTCGCTGGCATTAGCACCGGTGCCATGTGGTGGTCGGTAGAGTCACAATGCGAGGACATTGCCACTCCTGGAACTGAAAAGACCATGTTCAGGGTGTTTGAGCTTCTATCACTGGAGCTGGGGGCGGGGTTTGGCAGTCTGATGGCAGGGTTTGTGGTGCAGAAGTTTGGGCTCAGTGTTTTGTTCCAAGGAACCGCATTAATCCTGGCTTTGTGGAGTATTGCTCTCGCTCTACTGAAGTGGAAGATTCCACGGCAGCGCAGGATAAACTACTCACGCTTGCTTGCAGCCGACATGACAGAGATGAGCGAATCCGATTCGGACCAGGAGAAAGACTGGCTTGAGACGGCTATGGACGATTCCAAACAGAAAAACAAGTGGACAATGGACAAGCCTTCAAAATAG